From the Pseudomonadales bacterium genome, one window contains:
- the nuoL gene encoding NADH-quinone oxidoreductase subunit L, protein MNLLFLTILFPLLGYLLLAFSRGRWSERQVALVGVGSVAFAAGVAGWVGVEFLQQPRGVIGYTQLLWNWIEAGNFKSDFTLRLDGLSLTMLGVVSGVGFLIHLFASWYMRGEEGYSRFFAYMNLFVASMLCLVLGDNLLLLYLGWEGVGLCSYLLIGFYYKESANGAAAQKAFIVTRVGDVFMAIALFALYVQFGTLDIQTLLAQAPQVWQSGGAAPTLVALLLLGGAVGKSAQLPLQTWLADAMAGPTPVSALIHAATMVTAGVYLIARTHGLFLLAPQVLELVALVGTLTLLLAGCAALVQTDIKRILAYSTMSQIGYMFLALGVGAWNAAIFHLMTHAFFKALLFLSAGAVIIACHHEQNIFKMGGLRKKLPLVYAAFLVGGSALAALPLLTAGFYSKDAILWGALASGHDLLVVAGLVGAFLTSLYTFRLIFIVFHGESQCDAHAGHGLAHGLPLLFLLLLSTLVGAWITPPLTAVLPTDPGAAGGEAKHLLEWISGGVAVAGIAMAALLFLGKRQFVDRVATAGPGRLIGQLWLNAWGFDWLYNRLFVKPYVWLAHLHRNDPVDQAILVIPFLARTGHDALSRVQNGRLRWYVASIGLGAVLVVALLLLG, encoded by the coding sequence ATGAACCTGTTGTTCCTGACCATTCTTTTTCCGCTGCTCGGCTATCTGCTGCTGGCATTCAGCCGTGGCCGCTGGTCCGAGCGTCAGGTGGCGCTGGTCGGCGTGGGTTCGGTCGCATTCGCGGCCGGGGTGGCCGGTTGGGTGGGCGTCGAGTTTCTGCAACAGCCGCGTGGCGTGATTGGCTACACGCAGTTGCTGTGGAACTGGATCGAAGCGGGCAACTTCAAGTCGGACTTCACGTTGCGGCTCGATGGCCTGTCGCTGACCATGCTCGGCGTGGTCAGCGGGGTCGGTTTTCTGATCCATCTGTTCGCCTCCTGGTACATGCGCGGTGAAGAGGGCTACTCGCGCTTCTTCGCCTACATGAACCTGTTCGTGGCCAGCATGCTCTGTCTGGTGCTGGGCGACAACCTGCTGCTGCTCTATCTCGGCTGGGAAGGGGTCGGCCTTTGCAGCTACCTGTTGATTGGCTTCTACTACAAGGAGTCGGCCAATGGCGCGGCAGCGCAGAAGGCCTTCATCGTCACCCGTGTCGGCGATGTCTTCATGGCCATTGCGCTCTTCGCGCTCTATGTGCAGTTCGGCACCCTGGACATCCAGACCCTGCTGGCCCAGGCGCCGCAGGTGTGGCAGAGCGGCGGCGCCGCGCCGACGCTGGTGGCGCTGCTGCTGCTGGGTGGCGCAGTCGGCAAGTCGGCACAGTTGCCGTTGCAGACCTGGCTTGCCGACGCCATGGCCGGGCCGACACCGGTCTCGGCGCTGATTCACGCTGCCACCATGGTGACGGCCGGTGTCTACCTGATTGCCCGCACCCATGGGTTGTTCCTGCTGGCGCCACAGGTGCTCGAACTGGTGGCGCTGGTCGGCACGCTGACACTGCTGCTGGCGGGCTGCGCGGCCCTGGTGCAAACCGACATCAAGCGGATCCTGGCCTATTCGACGATGAGCCAGATCGGCTACATGTTCCTGGCGCTGGGGGTTGGCGCCTGGAATGCCGCCATCTTCCACTTGATGACCCATGCTTTTTTCAAGGCACTGCTGTTTCTGTCGGCCGGTGCGGTGATCATCGCCTGTCACCATGAGCAGAACATCTTCAAGATGGGTGGCCTGCGCAAGAAGTTGCCACTGGTCTACGCCGCCTTTCTGGTGGGTGGCTCGGCGCTGGCGGCACTGCCGTTGCTGACCGCCGGCTTCTACAGCAAGGATGCGATTCTGTGGGGTGCGCTGGCATCGGGGCATGATCTGCTGGTCGTCGCGGGGCTGGTGGGTGCCTTTCTCACCTCGCTCTACACCTTCAGGCTGATCTTCATCGTCTTCCATGGCGAGAGTCAGTGCGATGCCCATGCCGGTCATGGCTTGGCCCATGGCCTGCCGCTGCTGTTTCTGCTGCTGCTCTCCACCTTGGTCGGAGCCTGGATCACGCCGCCGCTGACGGCAGTTCTGCCCACCGATCCCGGTGCGGCCGGTGGCGAAGCGAAGCATCTGCTGGAGTGGATCTCCGGCGGCGTGGCGGTGGCCGGCATTGCCATGGCGGCGCTGCTGTTTCTCGGCAAGCGGCAGTTCGTTGACCGCGTCGCCACCGCCGGACCGGGACGATTGATCGGCCAACTCTGGCTGAATGCCTGGGGCTTCGATTGGCTCTACAACAGGCTGTTCGTCAAACCCTATGTCTGGCTGGCCCACCTGCATCGCAATGATCCGGTCGATCAGGCCATCCTTGTCATCCCATTTCTGGCGCGCACCGGCCATGATGCACTCAGTCGGGTCCAGAATGGCAGGTTGCGCTGGTATGTGGCCTCCATCGGTCTGGGCGCGGTGCTGGTGGTCGCGCTTCTGCTGCTCGGTTAA
- the nuoG gene encoding NADH-quinone oxidoreductase subunit NuoG, which yields MATIHVDGKEYEVDGADNLLSACLSLGLNVPYFCWHPALGSVGACRQCAVKQYANADDSRGRLVMSCMTPAADNSYISIDDEEARQFRASVIEWLMINHPHDCPVCEEGGNCHLQDMTVMTGHDRRRYRFTKRTHPNQELGPFIGHEMNRCIACYRCVRYYRDYAEGEDFGVYGAHDNLYFGRLEEGVLENEFSGNLVEVCPTGVFTDKTHSARYNRKWDMQFAPSVCQHCAVGCNISPGERYGELRRVENRYNGAVNHYFLCDRGRFGHGHVNSAERPRTPLLRQGDALVSATIDTALTTAGEALRHVRRIIGIGSPRASVEANFALRELVGADNFSVGMADQEWRVVRKILDVLGSTTAEIPTLREMEERDAVFILGEDVTQTAPRIALALRQATKGKARALAAAKKAFVWQDEAIRNIGQQARHPLIVTGVIESRLDDTASELHRDTPEALAQLGFAVAHAIDAEAPAVALAPEQLERAQRIAATLLAAERPLLVSGSSLGCEALIDATANIATALRRQGRAAAITLVVPEVNTLGVAMLGGVSVDVALAELQQGAADGLIVLENDLYRRVDAATVDAALDSARMVVTVDHQLTATVARSQVTLPAASFAEGDGTVVSQEGRAQRFFQVYDPGYYNLASQLKESWRWLEGLHSVIGGELPGWDLLDQITAACAAKVPALRRISEAAPDANFRVAGRKIARQPLRYSGRTAMRANLSVHEPRASQDGDSALTFSMEGYGGPAEPGALIPFAWAPGWNSPQSWTRFQDEVGGHLRGGDGGVRLFEASTPQVGEYFREQPVLPISAEGRFRLLPLYHIFGSEELSIRAPAVASRAPQPYLAVAQADASRLGIAEADQVEVTIGTRLLRLPARVSATLVAGTVGLPAGLTGLPPLPALGWSELKRLETGKVATA from the coding sequence ATGGCAACGATTCATGTAGATGGCAAAGAGTACGAGGTCGATGGCGCCGACAACCTGTTGAGCGCCTGTCTCTCGCTGGGCCTCAATGTGCCCTATTTCTGCTGGCATCCGGCGCTCGGCAGCGTGGGCGCCTGCCGCCAGTGCGCGGTGAAGCAGTATGCCAATGCCGATGACAGCCGCGGCCGGCTGGTGATGTCCTGCATGACCCCGGCGGCCGACAACAGCTACATCTCGATCGATGACGAAGAGGCCAGGCAGTTTCGCGCCAGCGTCATCGAGTGGCTGATGATCAACCATCCGCATGACTGTCCGGTCTGCGAAGAGGGCGGCAACTGCCACCTGCAGGACATGACGGTGATGACGGGCCATGACCGGCGCCGCTACCGTTTCACCAAGCGCACGCACCCGAACCAGGAGCTTGGCCCCTTCATCGGTCATGAGATGAATCGCTGCATCGCCTGCTACCGCTGCGTGCGCTACTACCGCGACTATGCCGAGGGCGAGGATTTCGGTGTCTACGGCGCCCATGACAACCTCTATTTCGGCCGCCTCGAAGAGGGGGTGCTTGAGAACGAATTCTCCGGCAATCTGGTCGAGGTCTGTCCGACCGGTGTCTTCACCGACAAGACCCACTCGGCCCGTTACAACCGCAAGTGGGACATGCAGTTCGCGCCCAGCGTCTGCCAGCACTGTGCGGTGGGCTGCAACATCAGCCCCGGCGAACGCTATGGCGAGTTACGACGGGTCGAAAACCGCTACAACGGTGCGGTCAACCACTATTTTCTCTGTGACCGTGGCCGTTTCGGCCATGGTCATGTCAACAGCGCCGAACGGCCGCGCACTCCGCTGCTGCGTCAGGGCGATGCCTTGGTATCGGCCACCATCGACACCGCATTGACCACGGCCGGCGAAGCGTTGCGCCACGTGCGCAGAATCATCGGCATCGGCTCGCCGCGCGCCAGTGTGGAGGCCAACTTCGCGCTGCGTGAACTGGTCGGTGCTGACAACTTCTCGGTTGGCATGGCCGATCAGGAGTGGCGTGTCGTGCGCAAGATCCTCGACGTGCTCGGCAGCACGACGGCCGAAATTCCGACGCTGCGCGAGATGGAAGAGCGCGATGCGGTGTTCATTCTTGGCGAGGATGTGACCCAGACCGCGCCGCGCATCGCGCTGGCATTGCGTCAGGCGACCAAGGGTAAGGCGCGCGCGCTGGCCGCGGCCAAGAAGGCCTTTGTCTGGCAGGATGAGGCGATCCGCAACATTGGTCAGCAGGCGCGTCATCCGCTGATCGTCACCGGGGTGATCGAAAGCCGGCTCGACGATACTGCCAGCGAATTGCATCGCGACACGCCCGAAGCGCTGGCGCAGCTCGGTTTCGCAGTGGCGCATGCCATCGATGCCGAGGCGCCGGCGGTTGCACTTGCTCCGGAGCAGCTCGAACGGGCGCAACGGATCGCCGCCACGTTGCTGGCGGCCGAGCGGCCGCTGCTGGTTTCTGGCAGCAGTCTCGGCTGCGAAGCGCTGATCGACGCCACTGCCAACATCGCCACTGCGCTGCGCAGGCAGGGCAGGGCAGCTGCCATCACGCTGGTGGTGCCCGAGGTCAATACGCTGGGCGTGGCGATGCTGGGAGGGGTGTCGGTCGATGTCGCGCTGGCCGAACTGCAACAGGGTGCCGCCGATGGATTGATCGTGCTCGAGAACGACCTCTACCGGCGGGTCGATGCCGCGACCGTCGATGCCGCCCTTGACTCAGCGCGGATGGTGGTGACGGTCGATCACCAACTGACCGCCACCGTGGCCCGATCCCAGGTGACGCTGCCGGCCGCCAGCTTCGCCGAAGGCGACGGCACCGTGGTCAGCCAGGAGGGGCGCGCCCAGCGGTTCTTTCAGGTCTATGACCCTGGCTATTACAACCTCGCCAGCCAGCTGAAGGAGAGTTGGCGCTGGCTCGAAGGGCTGCACAGCGTGATCGGTGGTGAGCTGCCGGGCTGGGATCTGCTCGATCAGATCACCGCCGCCTGTGCCGCGAAGGTGCCGGCATTGCGCCGCATCAGCGAGGCGGCGCCCGATGCGAATTTCCGGGTCGCGGGCCGCAAGATTGCCCGCCAGCCGCTGCGTTACAGCGGCCGCACGGCGATGCGCGCCAACCTGTCGGTGCACGAGCCGCGCGCATCGCAGGATGGCGACTCGGCGCTGACCTTTTCGATGGAGGGCTATGGTGGACCGGCCGAACCCGGCGCGCTGATTCCTTTCGCCTGGGCGCCCGGCTGGAACTCCCCGCAATCCTGGACCCGATTCCAGGACGAGGTGGGTGGCCATCTGCGCGGCGGCGATGGTGGTGTGCGCCTGTTCGAAGCGTCGACGCCTCAAGTCGGGGAGTACTTCCGTGAGCAGCCTGTGCTGCCAATCTCCGCCGAGGGTCGCTTCCGCCTGCTGCCGCTTTATCACATCTTCGGCAGCGAAGAGCTCTCGATTCGGGCTCCAGCGGTCGCCAGCCGGGCGCCCCAACCCTATCTGGCCGTGGCGCAGGCCGATGCCAGCCGCCTGGGCATTGCCGAGGCGGACCAGGTCGAGGTCACCATCGGCACCCGGCTGCTGCGGCTGCCGGCGCGGGTCAGCGCGACACTGGTGGCCGGCACCGTCGGTCTGCCGGCGGGGTTGACCGGCCTGCCGCCACTGCCGGCGCTGGGCTGGAGTGAACTGAAACGGCTCGAAACGGGCAAGGTGGCGACGGCATGA
- the nuoI gene encoding NADH-quinone oxidoreductase subunit NuoI, producing MLIKLITGFGSQLRSMWMVFAHAFRKRDTIQYPEQKVYLPPRYRGRIVLTRDPDGEERCVSCNLCAVACPVGCIALQKTETEDGRWYPEFFRINFSRCIFCGMCEEACPTTAIQLIPDFELAEYRRQDLVYEKEDLLIAGCGKNPDYNFYRQAGMAIAGKPKGAANNEAEPISVKTLLP from the coding sequence ATGCTGATTAAACTGATCACCGGTTTTGGCAGCCAGCTGCGCAGCATGTGGATGGTGTTCGCCCACGCCTTTCGCAAGCGCGACACCATTCAATACCCGGAACAGAAGGTCTATCTGCCGCCGCGCTACCGTGGTCGCATCGTTCTGACCCGTGACCCCGATGGCGAGGAGCGCTGCGTCTCCTGTAACCTCTGTGCGGTGGCCTGTCCGGTGGGCTGCATCGCTCTGCAGAAGACCGAAACTGAGGATGGACGCTGGTATCCGGAGTTCTTTCGCATCAACTTCTCGCGCTGCATCTTCTGTGGCATGTGCGAAGAGGCCTGTCCGACCACCGCGATCCAGTTGATCCCCGATTTCGAGCTGGCCGAATACCGCCGCCAGGATCTGGTGTATGAAAAAGAGGATCTGCTGATCGCCGGCTGCGGCAAGAACCCCGATTACAACTTCTATCGGCAGGCCGGCATGGCCATTGCCGGAAAACCCAAGGGCGCGGCCAACAACGAGGCGGAGCCGATCAGTGTCAAGACGTTGCTGCCATGA
- the nuoC gene encoding NADH-quinone oxidoreductase subunit C/D yields MSDPALAAQMASGDQHQVVRALRARFADVELVFQPTLDELPTLWVPRERLLDLLRHLRQLPQPYVMLYDLSAVDERLRTQRPGLPKADFSVFYHLLSIERNSDLRIKVALSQDDLRLPSTVSIWPNANWYEREVWDLFGIEFDGHPHLERIMLPRTWSGHPLRKDYPARATEFDPFMLDAAKQDLEQESLRFVPEEWGMKRHSSDADFMFLNLGPNHPSAHGAFRIVLQLDGEEILDCVPDIGYHHRGAEKMAERQSWHSYIPYTDRIDYLGGVMNNLPYVLAVEKLAGIEVPDRVKTIRVMMAEFFRITSHLLFLGTYIQDVGGMTPIFFMFTDRMKAYDVIEAITGGRMHPAWYRIGGVAHDLPTGWERLVREFVNWLPKRLDEYEKAAMRNGILRARTIGVAQYDTAAALAWGVTGAGLRATGLGYDLRKARPYSGYENFEFEVPVAANGDAYDRAMVRLEEMRQSLRIIKQCLEQMPAGPYKADHPLTCPPPKERTLQDIETLITHFLSVSWGPVMPAGESSQLIEATKGINSYYLTSDGGTMSYRTRIRTPSFPHLQQIPSVIRGSMIPDLIAYLASIDFVMADVDR; encoded by the coding sequence ATGAGCGACCCAGCGCTCGCCGCACAGATGGCATCCGGGGACCAGCATCAGGTGGTGCGTGCGCTGCGCGCACGCTTTGCCGATGTCGAGCTGGTTTTTCAGCCCACCCTCGATGAACTCCCCACGCTGTGGGTGCCGCGCGAGCGGCTGCTCGACCTGTTGCGCCATTTGCGGCAGCTGCCACAACCCTACGTGATGCTGTATGACCTGAGTGCGGTCGACGAGCGGCTGCGCACGCAGCGGCCCGGGCTGCCGAAGGCCGATTTTTCGGTTTTCTATCATCTGCTGTCGATCGAGCGCAACAGCGATCTGCGCATCAAGGTGGCGCTGTCGCAGGATGATCTGCGTCTGCCGAGCACCGTGTCGATCTGGCCCAATGCCAACTGGTATGAGCGTGAGGTGTGGGATCTGTTCGGCATCGAGTTCGATGGCCATCCCCATCTCGAGCGGATCATGCTGCCGCGGACCTGGAGCGGCCATCCGCTGCGCAAGGACTATCCGGCCCGCGCCACCGAGTTCGATCCCTTCATGCTCGATGCGGCCAAGCAGGATCTGGAGCAGGAGTCGCTGCGTTTCGTCCCTGAAGAGTGGGGGATGAAGCGCCATTCGAGTGATGCCGACTTCATGTTCCTCAACCTGGGCCCCAACCACCCCTCGGCCCATGGTGCTTTCCGCATCGTGTTGCAGCTCGATGGCGAGGAGATCCTCGACTGCGTGCCGGACATCGGCTACCACCACCGTGGCGCCGAGAAGATGGCCGAGCGGCAGAGCTGGCACAGCTACATTCCCTACACCGACCGCATCGACTATCTGGGCGGGGTGATGAACAACCTGCCCTATGTGCTGGCGGTCGAGAAGCTGGCCGGCATCGAGGTGCCGGATCGGGTCAAGACCATCCGGGTGATGATGGCGGAGTTCTTCCGCATCACCAGCCATCTGCTGTTCCTGGGCACCTATATCCAGGATGTCGGCGGCATGACGCCGATCTTCTTTATGTTCACCGACCGCATGAAGGCCTATGACGTCATCGAGGCGATCACCGGCGGGCGCATGCATCCGGCCTGGTACCGCATCGGTGGCGTGGCCCATGACCTGCCGACCGGCTGGGAGCGTTTGGTGCGGGAATTCGTCAACTGGCTGCCGAAGCGGCTCGACGAATATGAGAAGGCGGCGATGCGCAACGGCATTCTGCGTGCGCGCACCATCGGTGTGGCGCAGTATGACACCGCTGCGGCGCTGGCCTGGGGGGTGACCGGGGCTGGCCTGCGTGCCACCGGCCTTGGCTATGACCTGCGCAAGGCTCGCCCCTATTCGGGCTATGAGAATTTCGAATTCGAGGTGCCGGTGGCGGCCAATGGCGATGCCTATGACCGGGCGATGGTGCGACTCGAAGAGATGCGCCAGAGCCTGCGCATCATCAAGCAGTGTCTCGAGCAGATGCCGGCCGGCCCCTACAAGGCCGACCATCCGCTGACCTGTCCGCCGCCCAAGGAGCGCACGCTCCAGGACATCGAGACGCTGATCACCCACTTTCTGTCGGTCTCCTGGGGGCCGGTGATGCCTGCCGGCGAGTCGAGTCAGCTGATCGAGGCGACCAAGGGCATCAACAGCTACTACCTGACCAGTGACGGGGGCACCATGAGCTACCGCACGCGGATTCGCACGCCCAGTTTCCCGCACCTGCAACAAATTCCGTCGGTGATCCGCGGCAGCATGATCCCCGACCTGATCGCCTACCTGGCAAGCATTGATTTCGTGATGGCCGATGTCGACCGATAA
- the nuoJ gene encoding NADH-quinone oxidoreductase subunit J: MELAFYLSAAVALLATLGVIIARNPVHALLYLVVSLLAVAMIFFAIGAPFAGALEVIVYAGAIMVLFVFVVMMLNLGPSVTEQERLWTQPRLWIGPSLLSALLLAGLLRVILADASQLAGLESVGAKQVGIALFGPYLLAVELASLLLLGALVAAYHLGHIESDKDKK; this comes from the coding sequence GTGGAACTGGCTTTCTATCTCTCGGCAGCCGTCGCGCTGCTGGCCACGCTCGGCGTCATCATCGCCCGCAATCCGGTGCATGCGCTGCTCTATCTGGTGGTGTCGCTGCTGGCGGTGGCCATGATCTTTTTCGCCATCGGTGCACCCTTTGCCGGCGCGCTGGAGGTGATCGTCTATGCCGGTGCGATCATGGTGCTGTTCGTCTTCGTGGTGATGATGCTCAATCTCGGGCCCAGCGTCACCGAACAGGAGCGCCTCTGGACCCAGCCGCGCCTCTGGATCGGGCCGAGTCTTCTGAGTGCGCTGCTGCTGGCTGGATTGCTGAGGGTGATTCTGGCCGATGCCAGCCAGTTGGCCGGTCTGGAGAGCGTGGGGGCCAAGCAGGTGGGCATTGCACTGTTCGGGCCCTACCTGCTGGCGGTGGAGTTGGCCTCGCTGTTGCTGCTGGGCGCCCTGGTGGCGGCCTACCATCTGGGGCACATCGAGAGCGATAAAGACAAAAAATAG
- the nuoE gene encoding NADH-quinone oxidoreductase subunit NuoE, giving the protein MSTDNPNSTSAQRLTSERHPGGFELSAAERAAIEHEMSHYEDPRAASIGALKIVQQARGWVPDGAIAAIGNLIGIPASDVEGVATFYNLIFRQPVGRHVIKLCDSIACFLTGYDELKAALTAHLGIDFGQTTADDRFTLLPICCLGNCDKGPTLMIDDDLHGPVAPGQVAALLEGYP; this is encoded by the coding sequence ATGTCGACCGATAACCCCAACTCAACTTCGGCGCAGCGCCTGACCAGCGAGCGCCATCCCGGAGGCTTCGAGCTCAGCGCAGCCGAGCGGGCAGCGATCGAGCATGAGATGTCGCACTATGAAGATCCGCGCGCCGCATCGATCGGTGCGCTCAAGATCGTTCAGCAGGCGCGCGGCTGGGTGCCCGATGGCGCCATTGCCGCCATCGGTAACCTGATCGGCATCCCGGCCAGCGATGTCGAGGGGGTCGCGACCTTCTACAATCTGATCTTCCGCCAGCCGGTGGGGCGGCATGTGATCAAGCTGTGCGACAGCATCGCCTGTTTTCTGACCGGCTATGACGAGCTCAAGGCGGCGCTGACCGCCCATCTGGGCATCGATTTCGGCCAGACCACGGCCGACGACCGCTTCACCCTGCTGCCGATCTGCTGTCTGGGCAACTGCGACAAGGGGCCGACGCTGATGATCGATGATGACCTGCATGGTCCGGTCGCGCCCGGGCAGGTGGCCGCACTGTTGGAGGGTTACCCGTGA
- the nuoH gene encoding NADH-quinone oxidoreductase subunit NuoH, which produces MNWLTPDLLTITLAVVKAVVILLVVVLFAAVLSWIERRLLALWQDRYGPNRVGPFGAFQIVADMIKMFFKEDWTPHFVDRLTFVLAPVIAMSALLIAFAIVPISPDWGVADLEIGILLFFALAGLSVYAVMFAGWSSNSKYSLLGGLRSAAQTVSYEVFMGLSLMGVVAQAGSFNMREIVAAQEQLWFIVPQFFGFITFALAGVAVAHRSPFDLPEAEQELAAGYHTEYSGLKWGMFFVGEYVGVVLVSALLVTLFFGGWHGPFLPPALWFILKTLFFVMLFILIRGALPRPRYDQIMAVGWKVCLPLTLINLLVTAAVVLSQSGVNQAG; this is translated from the coding sequence ATGAACTGGCTCACCCCTGATCTGCTCACCATCACCCTTGCCGTCGTCAAGGCGGTGGTGATTCTGCTGGTGGTGGTGCTGTTCGCTGCGGTCCTGAGCTGGATCGAGCGGCGCCTGCTGGCGCTGTGGCAGGACCGCTACGGGCCCAACCGGGTCGGTCCCTTTGGCGCCTTCCAGATCGTTGCCGACATGATCAAGATGTTCTTCAAGGAGGATTGGACGCCCCACTTCGTCGACCGGCTCACCTTCGTGCTGGCGCCGGTGATCGCGATGAGTGCGTTGCTGATCGCCTTCGCGATCGTGCCGATCAGCCCCGACTGGGGGGTGGCCGATCTCGAGATCGGCATTCTGCTGTTCTTTGCGCTGGCCGGCTTGTCGGTCTATGCGGTGATGTTCGCCGGCTGGTCGAGCAACAGCAAATATTCCTTGCTGGGCGGGCTGCGCTCGGCGGCGCAGACGGTCAGCTACGAAGTGTTCATGGGGCTGTCGCTGATGGGCGTGGTGGCGCAGGCCGGCTCGTTCAACATGCGTGAGATCGTCGCAGCCCAGGAGCAGCTCTGGTTCATCGTGCCGCAGTTCTTCGGCTTTATCACCTTTGCACTGGCCGGCGTGGCCGTCGCCCACCGCAGCCCCTTCGACCTGCCCGAGGCGGAGCAGGAGCTGGCCGCCGGCTACCACACCGAGTATTCGGGTCTGAAATGGGGGATGTTCTTCGTCGGCGAGTATGTCGGCGTGGTGCTGGTCTCCGCGTTGCTGGTGACGCTCTTCTTCGGTGGCTGGCACGGTCCATTCCTGCCGCCGGCACTCTGGTTCATTCTCAAGACGCTGTTTTTTGTCATGCTGTTCATCCTGATTCGTGGTGCGTTGCCACGCCCGCGCTATGACCAGATCATGGCGGTGGGCTGGAAGGTCTGTCTGCCGCTCACATTGATCAATCTGCTGGTGACCGCTGCGGTGGTGCTCAGTCAGAGCGGCGTGAATCAGGCAGGATGA
- the nuoF gene encoding NADH-quinone oxidoreductase subunit NuoF — MARSAETHPLTYRLESGEPVVDLKAYEALAGYAALRKAVPAMTPAEVAQVVKDANLRGRGGAGFPAGIKWGLVPMGADAPAQKYLVCNADEMEPGTFKDRLLMEKLPHQLIEGMIVAAYAIQASRGYIFLRGEYVLAAERLNRAIAQAIEAGYLGQNILGSGWSFDLFVHTGAGRYICGEETALINSLEGRRANPRSKPPFPQIAGLWGKPTVVNNCETLNNVAPIVLHGADWFKGLSQGKSPDGGTKLYGASGRVKRTGVWELPIGTTAREILEQHAGGMQDGLALKAWLPGGASTDFLLPSHLDLAMDFDTIMKAGSRMGTGLIMAIDDRQSMVSVVRNLEIFFARESCGWCSPCRDGLPWTVKILSALERGEGQAGEIEILEQIARQLGPGKTFCAHAPGAVEPLQSAIKFFREEFERGIAAPEAERA; from the coding sequence ATGGCGCGCAGTGCCGAGACCCATCCGCTCACCTATCGGCTGGAGAGCGGTGAACCGGTGGTCGACCTCAAGGCGTATGAGGCGCTCGCTGGCTATGCCGCCCTGCGCAAGGCGGTGCCGGCGATGACGCCTGCCGAGGTGGCCCAGGTGGTGAAGGATGCCAACCTGCGCGGTCGGGGTGGCGCGGGCTTTCCCGCCGGCATCAAATGGGGGCTGGTGCCGATGGGCGCCGATGCGCCGGCACAGAAATATCTGGTCTGCAATGCCGATGAGATGGAACCCGGCACCTTCAAGGACCGGCTGTTGATGGAGAAACTGCCTCATCAGCTGATCGAGGGGATGATCGTTGCCGCCTATGCGATCCAGGCATCACGTGGTTACATCTTTCTGCGCGGCGAGTATGTGCTGGCCGCCGAGCGGCTCAACCGGGCAATTGCCCAGGCCATCGAGGCTGGATATCTCGGCCAGAACATTCTCGGCTCCGGCTGGAGCTTCGATCTGTTCGTCCACACCGGTGCCGGCCGTTACATCTGCGGTGAAGAGACTGCGCTGATCAACTCGCTTGAGGGTCGGCGCGCCAACCCGCGTTCCAAGCCACCCTTTCCGCAAATCGCCGGTTTGTGGGGCAAGCCGACCGTGGTCAACAATTGCGAGACGCTCAACAATGTCGCCCCGATCGTGCTGCATGGGGCCGACTGGTTCAAGGGGCTGTCGCAGGGCAAGAGTCCGGATGGCGGTACCAAGTTGTATGGCGCTTCTGGCCGGGTGAAGCGGACTGGGGTCTGGGAGTTGCCGATCGGCACCACGGCGCGGGAGATTCTCGAACAGCACGCCGGTGGCATGCAGGATGGCCTGGCGCTGAAGGCTTGGCTGCCCGGCGGGGCCTCGACCGACTTCCTGCTGCCCAGTCACCTCGATCTTGCGATGGATTTCGACACCATCATGAAGGCCGGTAGCCGCATGGGCACCGGGCTGATCATGGCGATCGATGATCGGCAGAGCATGGTCTCGGTGGTGCGCAATCTGGAGATCTTCTTCGCCCGCGAATCCTGCGGCTGGTGCAGCCCCTGTCGCGATGGCCTGCCTTGGACGGTCAAGATCCTCTCTGCCCTCGAGCGTGGCGAGGGTCAGGCCGGCGAGATCGAGATTCTGGAGCAGATCGCCCGTCAACTGGGTCCGGGCAAGACCTTCTGTGCCCACGCGCCGGGAGCGGTGGAGCCGTTGCAGAGTGCAATCAAATTTTTTCGCGAAGAGTTCGAGCGCGGCATCGCGGCGCCAGAGGCCGAGCGGGCCTGA
- the nuoK gene encoding NADH-quinone oxidoreductase subunit NuoK, protein MTGIPMAHGLALSAMLFTLGLAGLMVRRNLLFMLMCIEVMMNAAALAFVMAGSHWLQPDGQIMFILILTLAAAEASIGLAVLIQLYHRHHTLDIDVASEMHG, encoded by the coding sequence ATGACAGGAATACCGATGGCGCATGGTCTGGCTTTGTCCGCCATGCTCTTCACCCTCGGATTGGCCGGCCTGATGGTGCGGCGCAATCTGCTGTTCATGTTGATGTGTATCGAAGTCATGATGAACGCCGCTGCGCTCGCCTTCGTGATGGCGGGGTCGCACTGGCTCCAGCCGGATGGACAGATCATGTTCATCCTGATCCTGACCCTGGCCGCTGCCGAGGCCTCCATTGGGCTGGCGGTGCTGATTCAGCTCTACCATCGCCACCACACGCTCGATATCGACGTTGCCAGCGAGATGCACGGATGA